One Triticum dicoccoides isolate Atlit2015 ecotype Zavitan chromosome 5B, WEW_v2.0, whole genome shotgun sequence genomic window carries:
- the LOC119306925 gene encoding aspartyl protease family protein 2-like: MSMRLAACALLLPLVLAALLHPADVVAVGDGTPGRGGGGFSLRLVPSPGSNRNIHVDDDGFVHLNEHATTALRPPMHTQIGGKYSVVTSVGTGAGRRTYVLALDMTSNLLWMQCKPVQKPFAQQPPPFEPAKSPSFRHVPGNSRFCLPPAYGHQPTVRDPCKFHSTGLDGTDARGVLSRETLAFGASAGQEAEVAGVVIGCTHNSEGFSFNSHGVLAGVLGLGRQAPSLIWTLGQQRHGGVQVHRFSYCLPSHGSPDHHSFLRFGDDVPDTQHMVSTRILYMTSTISRDFSAYFVALTGVSVAGRQLHDIRELFKRHMHGQEWTSGCAFDAGTPTMVMIRPAYAKLKDAVVDHLEPLRVPIVSRVEYHLCFRATSQLWQHLPTVTLHFGENEARLVLPPQRLFVAVGQDICLAVVRSYDFTIIGAMQQVDKRFVYNVRAGRIYFAPENACHADVGHQI, encoded by the coding sequence ATGTCCATGAGGCTTGCCGCGTGCGCTCTCCTCCTCCCTCTAGTGCTTGCGGCGCTCCTCCACCCCGCTGATGTCGTTGCTGTAGGTGATGGCACACCAGGGCGCGGTGGCGGTGGCTTCAGCCTGCGGCTGGTACCCAGCCCCGGCTCGAACCGTAACATCCACGTCGACGACGATGGCTTCGTGCACCTGAATGAGCACGCCACCACCGCGCTTCGTCCGCCCATGCACACACAAATTGGGGGCAAGTACAGCGTCGTCACCAGCGTTGGGACGGGGGCCGGACGACGCACGTACGTCCTCGCGCTGGATATGACCAGCAACCTACTGTGGATGCAGTGCAAGCCGGTCCAAAAGCCTTTCGCACAGCAGCCGCCGCCCTTCGAGCCTGCCAAGTCGCCGTCGTTCCGCCATGTACCGGGAAACAGTAGGTTCTGCTTGCCGCCTGCTTATGGGCATCAGCCCACAGTTAGAGACCCATGCAAGTTTCATAGCACCGGACTTGACGGCACCGATGCGAGAGGCGTCCTGAGCAGAGAGACCTTGGCCTTCGGGGCCTCCGCCGGCCAGGAGGCGGAGGTTGCTGGCGTCGTCATTGGCTGCACGCACAACAGCGAGGGCTTCAGCTTCAACAGCCACGGAGTGCTCGCCGGGGTACTCGGCCTGGGAAGGCAGGCCCCATCGCTCATCTGGACCCTCGGCCAACAGAGGCATGGTGGCGTGCAAGTGCATCGCTTCTCATACTGCCTCCCTAGCCACGGCTCACCGGACCACCACAGCTTCCTCCGGTTCGGTGACGACGTCCCAGACACCCAACACATGGTAAGCACCAGGATCTTGTACATGACATCCACGATCAGCCGAGATTTCAGCGCCTACTTCGTGGCCCTCACGGGCGTCAGCGTCGCCGGGCGGCAGCTGCACGATATTAGGGAGTTGTTCAAGCGCCACATGCACGGCCAGGAGTGGACCAGCGGATGCGCGTTCGATGCTGGGACACCCACAATGGTGATGATAAGGCCCGCTTATGCAAAGCTCAAGGACGCTGTGGTCGACCACCTCGAGCCGCTCCGGGTGCCAATTGTGTCGCGCGTCGAGTACCATCTCTGCTTCCGTGCGACGTCGCAGCTCTGGCAGCATCTGCCCACGGTGACGCTGCACTTCGGGGAGAATGAAGCGCGGCTCGTGCTCCCGCCACAACGGTTGTTCGTCGCAGTGGGGCAAGACATCTGCCTCGCCGTGGTGCGGAGCTACGACTTCACAATCATCGGTGCGATGCAGCAAGTGGACAAGCGCTTTGTCTACAACGTTAGAGCTGGCAGGATCTACTTCGCCCCTGAGAATGCATGCCATGCAGACGTAGGCCACCAGATTTAA